The following proteins are encoded in a genomic region of Spirosoma sp. SC4-14:
- a CDS encoding Crp/Fnr family transcriptional regulator, translating to MSDSLQKHIQKFITVNDQNLADALPFFRSIHLRKKENLLEEGQVCKSNYFVVSGCLRMFFINEKGVEQTVQFALENWWLSDYTSFSTQKPAVFSIQAVEKSEVMAIDYAQNEAMLTQHPYLERYFRLVHQRAHAAAQYRMKYQYDHSREELYHEFVRLFPEFVQRIPQYLLASYLGFTPEYLSEIRSRKHS from the coding sequence ATGTCCGATTCGCTACAAAAGCATATCCAAAAATTCATCACCGTCAATGACCAGAATCTTGCCGACGCTTTACCGTTTTTCCGGTCGATACACCTCCGTAAAAAGGAGAATCTACTGGAGGAAGGGCAGGTCTGCAAATCGAATTATTTCGTCGTAAGCGGATGCCTTCGGATGTTCTTCATCAATGAAAAAGGCGTGGAGCAAACCGTACAGTTTGCGCTCGAAAACTGGTGGCTCTCCGATTATACGTCGTTCTCCACGCAAAAGCCCGCTGTGTTTTCGATTCAGGCCGTCGAGAAATCGGAAGTTATGGCCATTGATTATGCCCAAAATGAGGCTATGTTGACGCAACATCCTTATCTGGAACGCTATTTCCGACTCGTTCACCAGCGGGCACATGCAGCGGCTCAGTATCGGATGAAGTACCAATACGATCACTCGCGGGAGGAACTTTACCACGAGTTTGTCCGACTGTTCCCGGAGTTTGTCCAGCGAATTCCGCAATACTTACTGGCTTCGTATCTGGGTTTTACGCCCGAATACCTGAGCGAAATCCGAAGCCGAAAGCATTCTTAA
- a CDS encoding cyclic nucleotide-binding domain-containing protein, which yields MEADYALLINTIRHWITVAEEEEAIVHLLFERRTINASDFFLQAGDVCHYVGFVVRGLLRYYILDDGLEHTYDFSAEQSFTCNYESFLTQTPSIRFIQAIEDTQLLVINYRNLQRLYEQLMEGQKFGRLVAEDLFVGMLQKLTSFYKETADERYDTFIRSFPNLQERVPQYVVASYVGIKPQSLSRIRAQRAGKHY from the coding sequence ATGGAAGCAGATTACGCCTTATTGATCAATACTATTCGTCATTGGATAACGGTAGCAGAAGAGGAAGAAGCTATTGTTCATCTTCTGTTTGAACGCCGGACAATAAACGCCAGCGATTTTTTTCTGCAAGCTGGAGATGTCTGTCATTATGTAGGCTTTGTGGTGAGGGGTCTGCTCCGGTATTACATCCTGGACGACGGACTGGAGCATACGTACGATTTCTCAGCCGAGCAGTCGTTTACCTGCAATTATGAAAGCTTTCTGACCCAAACACCCTCCATCCGGTTCATTCAGGCTATTGAAGATACGCAACTGCTGGTTATTAACTACCGTAATCTACAACGGTTGTATGAACAACTAATGGAGGGGCAAAAATTCGGGAGGCTGGTAGCTGAAGACCTGTTTGTTGGGATGTTGCAAAAGCTCACCTCGTTTTATAAAGAAACTGCCGACGAACGATACGATACGTTTATCAGAAGTTTTCCGAATTTGCAGGAGCGGGTACCTCAGTACGTGGTCGCTTCTTATGTTGGTATCAAACCACAGTCGCTCAGCCGAATTCGGGCGCAGCGGGCA
- a CDS encoding carboxymuconolactone decarboxylase family protein, whose amino-acid sequence MEQRVKIQQTLPAVWKAMYGLSASVSQLSISPIQKELIKIRASQINQCAFCLNMHTRDALKLGETPQRIFLLNAWRETDLFTPEEKAILAITEDVTLIHQHGVSDATYQQAGQFFSPETIAEIIMSVVVINAWNRIAVSTNLPID is encoded by the coding sequence ATGGAACAACGAGTAAAGATTCAACAAACGCTGCCTGCGGTCTGGAAGGCCATGTACGGCTTATCGGCCAGTGTCAGTCAACTGAGCATATCGCCGATTCAAAAAGAACTGATCAAGATTCGGGCGTCGCAAATCAATCAGTGTGCCTTCTGCCTGAATATGCACACCCGCGATGCGCTAAAACTCGGCGAAACCCCACAGCGCATTTTTCTGCTGAACGCCTGGCGCGAAACCGACCTGTTTACGCCCGAAGAGAAAGCGATTCTGGCCATCACCGAAGATGTAACCCTGATTCATCAGCATGGTGTTTCGGACGCTACCTATCAGCAGGCCGGGCAGTTTTTCAGCCCCGAAACCATTGCCGAAATCATTATGTCGGTGGTGGTCATCAACGCCTGGAACCGCATTGCCGTAAGTACAAATCTACCCATCGACTAA
- a CDS encoding ABC-F family ATP-binding cassette domain-containing protein has product MSIVVNALSYIYPDHEILFQHLHLSVVTGEKAALVGHNGSGKSTLLQLIAGKRMPSEGEIGLSENLYYVPQHLGQYDEQTVAQVLDVDSKLRALQAILEGNVSTDTFTQLNDEWDIEERVQAALSYWQLNHVDLNQPMKWLSGGEKTKVFLAGILIHEPGIILLDEPSNHLDTQSRDLLYAFIRKSKATMLVVSHDRALLNLLDTTLELSKSGIEVFGGNYDFYREQKEGKRNALQAQLDENAKTLKQAQQKARDLAEQRQKQEARGKAQGKTQSLPRIIAGGRKSQAEQSTAKLNDVQHEKLNGLADHLKQIRSQIQDYQTLKIDLQSSGLHRGKMLIEAKDINFSYGSQMLWLSPLSFQIRSGDRIRISGANGSGKTTLINLLTGELQPSTGSLYRGDFRYACIDQEYSIISKQYSVYEQLQQHNSRHLPESELKMMLYRFQFPREAWDRKCAELSGGEKMKLSLCCLVVSNNAPDLLILDEPTNNLDIQSLEVLTSAIKDFAGSVVVISHDQYFIDAIDIDSTISVR; this is encoded by the coding sequence ATGAGTATCGTCGTGAACGCACTTTCCTATATCTATCCCGATCACGAAATCCTGTTTCAGCACCTTCACCTGTCGGTGGTTACCGGCGAAAAAGCCGCGCTGGTTGGCCATAACGGGTCGGGCAAATCAACGCTATTACAACTGATTGCCGGGAAGCGAATGCCCTCCGAAGGCGAAATCGGCCTTTCCGAAAACCTATATTATGTACCGCAGCATCTGGGACAATATGACGAACAAACAGTAGCCCAGGTTCTCGACGTAGATTCCAAATTGCGAGCATTACAGGCCATTCTGGAAGGCAACGTCAGCACCGACACATTTACGCAACTGAACGATGAATGGGACATCGAAGAGCGCGTACAGGCAGCTTTGTCGTACTGGCAGCTGAATCATGTCGATCTGAACCAACCGATGAAATGGCTGAGCGGTGGCGAAAAAACGAAGGTCTTTCTGGCGGGTATTCTCATCCATGAACCGGGTATTATTCTGCTCGATGAACCCTCGAACCATCTGGATACACAAAGCCGTGACCTGCTGTATGCGTTTATCCGGAAAAGCAAAGCGACGATGCTGGTGGTTAGCCACGACCGGGCGTTATTGAATCTGCTCGACACCACGCTGGAGTTAAGCAAAAGCGGTATTGAGGTTTTTGGCGGCAACTATGATTTCTACCGGGAGCAGAAAGAAGGCAAACGTAATGCCCTGCAAGCCCAGCTAGACGAAAATGCCAAAACGCTCAAACAGGCCCAGCAAAAGGCCCGCGACCTGGCCGAACAACGCCAAAAGCAGGAAGCCCGTGGCAAAGCGCAGGGTAAAACCCAATCGCTCCCCCGAATCATTGCGGGCGGGCGGAAAAGTCAGGCGGAGCAGAGTACGGCAAAGCTGAACGATGTTCAGCATGAGAAACTAAACGGGCTGGCCGACCATCTTAAACAGATAAGGAGCCAGATTCAGGACTATCAGACTCTGAAAATAGACCTTCAGTCATCGGGCTTACATCGGGGCAAGATGTTGATTGAAGCCAAGGACATCAATTTTAGCTACGGCAGTCAGATGCTCTGGCTTTCTCCGCTGAGTTTTCAGATACGCTCCGGCGACAGAATCCGTATCTCCGGGGCTAATGGTTCGGGCAAAACAACGTTGATCAACCTGCTGACCGGTGAGCTACAACCGTCGACGGGAAGCCTGTACCGAGGTGATTTTCGCTATGCATGTATCGATCAGGAATATTCGATCATCAGCAAGCAGTATTCTGTTTATGAACAGCTTCAGCAGCACAACAGCCGCCACCTGCCGGAGTCGGAGCTGAAAATGATGTTGTATCGTTTCCAGTTTCCCCGCGAAGCCTGGGACCGAAAATGCGCGGAGTTGAGTGGTGGCGAGAAAATGAAACTATCACTTTGCTGTCTGGTGGTCAGCAACAACGCTCCCGACCTGTTGATTCTGGATGAACCGACCAATAATCTGGACATTCAGAGCCTGGAGGTACTTACATCGGCCATTAAGGACTTTGCGGGTTCCGTCGTCGTTATTTCGCACGATCAGTATTTCATTGATGCGATCGACATTGACTCGACAATTTCAGTGAGGTAA
- a CDS encoding LytTR family DNA-binding domain-containing protein, translating into MNLLIIEDEPLAARQLQTMVLDYDPTVTVLAILDSVETSVGWFQSHPQPDLLLADIELVDGQSFDIFARVAVKCPIIFTTAYDEYALNAFQVHSVDYLLKPIDEAALRRSLAKWGEWQHRYGPVHPALDLGQLLATLRASPPPAPDYRDRFLLKQGARLVPVDVADMAYFFTRERLTFVQMWDGRTMLMDYALDELGEKLNPKQFFRANRQFILSVKAVGRVHLHFNGRLKVDLNPPIEEDVFISRDRAGEFRAWLGE; encoded by the coding sequence ATGAACCTACTCATCATTGAAGACGAACCCCTGGCGGCCCGGCAACTGCAAACGATGGTGCTGGACTACGACCCGACGGTGACGGTGCTAGCTATCCTGGACAGCGTGGAAACGTCGGTCGGCTGGTTTCAATCGCACCCGCAGCCCGACCTGCTGCTGGCCGATATTGAACTCGTGGACGGGCAAAGTTTTGATATTTTTGCCCGGGTAGCGGTTAAATGCCCGATTATTTTCACGACCGCCTACGACGAATACGCACTAAACGCGTTTCAGGTCCATAGTGTGGACTATCTGCTCAAACCGATTGACGAAGCGGCCCTCCGCCGAAGCCTGGCCAAATGGGGTGAGTGGCAGCACCGCTACGGGCCAGTCCATCCGGCTCTCGATCTGGGCCAGCTACTCGCTACGTTACGGGCCAGTCCGCCCCCCGCTCCAGATTATCGCGACCGCTTTTTACTGAAACAGGGAGCCCGTTTGGTACCCGTCGACGTAGCCGACATGGCGTATTTCTTCACGCGCGAACGCTTAACGTTCGTGCAGATGTGGGACGGTCGTACCATGCTGATGGACTACGCCCTGGATGAACTAGGCGAGAAGTTGAACCCAAAGCAGTTTTTTCGTGCCAATCGGCAATTTATCCTGAGCGTGAAGGCGGTCGGCCGGGTGCATCTGCACTTTAACGGTCGGCTCAAAGTCGACCTTAACCCACCAATCGAGGAGGACGTCTTTATCAGCCGCGACCGGGCAGGCGAGTTTCGAGCGTGGCTGGGCGAGTGA
- a CDS encoding histidine kinase yields the protein MNHLNDKMLRTGGPLVLWAAGTVFFNLNTLVAAPVSRWRFITYGIFTLYLSWFTIRQLVIQAQRRYAGLEHTRQRIIWLTVLSVPVTGLLVLVRLLLTQYYVFANKQEPDLGDPLFMIGIGLFYATIIGAIYEARYFFRQWLIEKRASEELRRTKLEMQLRSLKEQVQPHFLFNSLNTLQALVKANENPKAVRFIGELAQVYRYLLQSNEQPLITLDEELTFTHAYLGLLTTRFETGLHVDIAVDPACRICRLPPLTLQLLVENAVKHNVVSASRPLTIRIHSDGWARLVVENNLQRRPRSDVASAQKGLLAISQKYRLLGQPEIEIQEDEQAFIVTVPLVN from the coding sequence ATGAACCACCTGAATGACAAGATGCTACGTACTGGCGGCCCGCTGGTTCTGTGGGCTGCCGGTACGGTGTTCTTTAACCTGAACACGCTGGTGGCGGCCCCCGTGAGTCGCTGGCGGTTCATTACCTATGGTATTTTCACGCTTTACTTATCCTGGTTTACCATTCGGCAACTGGTTATACAGGCCCAGCGCCGGTATGCCGGTCTGGAACACACCCGGCAACGGATCATCTGGCTGACCGTACTGAGTGTGCCAGTTACAGGGTTGCTGGTACTGGTTCGTTTGCTGCTGACGCAGTACTACGTCTTTGCCAACAAGCAGGAGCCGGATTTGGGTGACCCGCTGTTCATGATCGGTATCGGCCTGTTCTACGCCACCATTATCGGAGCGATCTACGAAGCGCGGTATTTTTTCCGGCAATGGCTGATCGAAAAGCGGGCGTCGGAAGAGCTGCGCCGGACCAAACTGGAAATGCAGCTTCGATCGCTGAAAGAGCAGGTGCAGCCCCATTTCCTCTTCAACAGTCTCAATACGTTGCAGGCGCTGGTAAAAGCCAACGAAAACCCGAAGGCTGTCCGCTTCATCGGTGAACTGGCGCAGGTGTATCGGTATCTGCTGCAAAGCAATGAGCAGCCCCTGATCACGCTCGACGAAGAACTGACCTTTACCCACGCTTACCTCGGCCTGTTGACAACACGCTTTGAGACGGGGCTGCACGTCGACATTGCCGTTGACCCCGCCTGCCGGATCTGCCGCCTGCCGCCCCTGACGTTACAATTACTGGTTGAAAACGCCGTTAAGCACAACGTAGTGTCGGCGAGCCGCCCACTCACGATCCGCATCCACAGCGACGGGTGGGCCAGGTTGGTGGTTGAAAATAACCTGCAGCGACGGCCCCGCTCCGACGTGGCATCTGCCCAAAAAGGGCTGTTGGCTATCAGCCAGAAATACCGCCTGCTAGGCCAGCCCGAAATAGAGATTCAGGAAGACGAACAGGCTTTTATCGTCACAGTACCCCTGGTAAACTAA